In Acropora muricata isolate sample 2 chromosome 13, ASM3666990v1, whole genome shotgun sequence, the DNA window TGTTTTTGTCGCTTTTCACTAACCAGATGatcttttctttacttttggTTCGCCATGAAAGAATACGTTTGTGTCTCCCATTTCACTTGCTTTGAAAGTGACGAACACAATTCAGCGCTCATGACATTTACCACTGTAGAATGGAAATGGGCTAAGCTTTACAATCCATTATTTGAACTAAAACATGATCTCAAATTATCGATAATAAATGacgaaaaaaagaacaaaatgctTTTGATGGAGTCAGTTTCTTGTGACTAACTGGCAAAGCAGCGGAAGAACCTTATGCATCTTGTTGTCCGGTCACCAACACAAACTTCTGTGTTGTATTTTTTTCAACAGAGACGAGGACTTGATGACAAAGAGCTCCTCCCATACTTCCCTTACCGAGATGATGGGGAAAAAATCTTAGAAGTCATCGAAAATATGGTGAAGGAATACGTCGACTTGTAAGTATGACTAACTGAGGAAGCCAGGTTCTTTTCATCAACTGCAGAAGGTTGAGACTCTTAACTCTAATGGAAATTACCAGCACTTGAAGATAAACACTTCGTAGATATTTTATATTCTGCTGATGTTTAGAGAAATCATCTCGTTAAAAAGCTAAGAGGAGCCCATTCAACAAATCAAGAATAGACCTAACCTATCTTTAAGAAATGCTTCAGAAGCTTATATCGATTTCCTTCCTTATGATGGAAACATTAATCCTACTTATCGTGTTGTTGGTATTTTATCGTAACTTAAGACAATTTTTTAATTCGAAATATATGTATTTTATTATTGCCACTGAAATCCCCGTGGAAGAAGTGTCACTCAGTGTATCGCATTTTATTGTTATCTAAGGTATTATTACGATGATGAAGACGTGGAGAAAGACTGGGAACTTAGGGACTACCTCAGTGAACTCTCTGGCAAGTATGGAAGGGTGAGTGTAGAACGTTCgcattttcatcatttttcatcattaatattttctgtttgtttcttgAGTGCAATTTTGTGTCCTGGATCTACCCTAACCTCTTAATCTCCAAGAATAATAACATAAATCAGTGAAGTAAATAAGTTAACATGCGGAGTGagttgttgagttatataagaaAACGGAAATTTTTAAAAGCACAAGAGAAGAGCCCAGAGAAGCACGAGCCATGGGCAGGTTGTTCTCGCTCTTTTCATCATTGATTCacctaatctcgtacccagatctcactctgtcactggaaatgtgagatctggtaaagttcgacggtacaccatttttcattggccactaaaaaaaggttgcggcaatgcaatctacgctccgattggcttatttcgcggggcacgtaatgaaggtttttgaataaataccagttgtgcggaggaaagttttgttttttccgacgccggaaaagctttacagtagaggaaaatcattttaaaaatttgcgacgtttgtgtaaatggtaccgacgaaagctccacgtaccctgccactcgaataaagttctgcgtagcttgatacgcggtacgcagaaactaataaattcaagttgaagtatgtaatttattcaaaacagtatttctcgttcttaaagcgtgactcgccaattaagcagtgatcaattgtgaattttagggttagattacctacactttgcacgagatcgtgtgaagaaaatagcactcgtttattaattaagcctaagcgcccgtttcagtgattctccagttgctccgacaatttttaaacaatctcgaccgttgtagcgcttcttactgtttcggcttaagtttaagatttccttgtcctctacccaaaagaatctcttcaagaatactctcgaaatccatgtctattccgcaaaatcacccaaaatcacaacagagagtacgaatATGCGCggtgaaagaaaagcccgtatttcgggcctcgctggcactgagcatgctcgaaatcgaactttaccagatctcacatttccagtgacaaagtgagatctgggtacgagattatgATTCACCTATATTCTTGTACTATTATGACAAATTTAGCATAAGGCGAGATCTGAATTCCTTtccatattttattttcaccATGTGCGCAACGTGTTGATCATGACAGGCATTTGCACTACCTTCTCTAATATATCGCATTTTTCAATTGCATTCAACATTGATTGTGTTATGGATGTTTAGAAAACGACGACCCAAAAAACGCCGAAGTAGAAGACTGACTAACGAGAAAACCATGAGCCATAAAAACGATGAATAATTAGCGGATTTTGATCCCAGGAGTTTGTTGCCATCCTGTGCAAGAACCTTTCTGAAAAAACCATTATGCAGAAGAGTAAAACTGTTTGCAAATACGTCATTTGAAACAAGCACAGTGCTACGAAGAAGAAAGTAAGGTTTCTACGATTAGCTTTATAGTTGGTTTTCACATCGCATAAGAAAAAAGATGAAATCGCTCATCTGTCATACAAGAAataatgtcaaaaatttgaGATATTGTGGGAAAATAGTACATGAACGAACTGCCAAAGTATCTGGGATGAGTGATATCCCATACATGAGTTATTGAGCAAAATATAAGAGTTTACTGTGGAGCAGCCAGGGACACAAACACGGCGGCCGGAAACCATTGAAAACAGCTGCCGTTTAGTTTGGCCATGTTAAAACTTTCCCTCTCGCTGtttaattttgacaaaaaaacaagGTGAATTCCCGTTTTCGTGTAAGTGATAGGTATCTCCGTAGCCAGTCACGTTTTCTAGACAACCTGGTGTTACTAATAATTCGCTTTATACTTCGCGTACTGCAACGTGCAAGACATAGATTCAACACAGAAAACTAACACACTCCATAGAAAAACAGATAGCGCCCCGCTGATAATCTACTAAGTACACCGTAGTAAATATATGAAATAATGGTCATAATAGTTATAAAAAGGAGTTACTTAGATCTTCACTTCGATCCGTGGCATCAGTATTagaatccaacatggcggcgtTTGTTGTTGTGCCATTTCTCGTTAGCGCTTGCGCAGAAACGCCGAAAGAGAGCTTTGTGGATGAAACACAGAGAAAGACGAACGACATATTTAGAGTTGGGCCTTCCACAGGAAGCCCGAGTAGTTACAGTTTTTCTCCCTACACTAGAAACAATCTTAACACATACTGACATttgttggatttttttttttttacatctggAAACTTAAAATTCGGTGTCGTTTCTTCCGGTATTTAGTTTTCAATATTGGTTTAGCACAATAGATATCAGCGATGATCTTTCTTACGATATTCCATTTTTTACAAAGGGCTGGTTTAAAGTTTTGTATCAATCTTGCCTTCATTCCCAGGTGCTACTTGTTTGTGACATGGCCTATTTTAGTGACATAACTATATAAATTTGTTGTGTAAGGCCGAATAATTGAATCAATTAATCATACCGAAAAATTACTCCCTTGCACCGAAAAAATACTCTCGACATGCGCAGCGTTACAAGATGCTTCTGCTCCTGCGCAGTTTGAGCGAGTGCGCTATGGGGACAAGGATCAACGAGAGACAACTGTTTTAAAATGGCCGCTCGACAGCTTATTCATCGGGCAGAAATATATTATCGCAACCTTAAGTGCGGTGTTGGTCTCAAAGCTGAGAAGATATGTCCAAAACTCCCATAAGAGATGGATGAATAAAAGTTCTATGCAATCGGGGAACGTGCATGACTTCTTGACCTAAATCGTGTTAGATAAACACAAAACAGCTAGATGATATCTCTGTACGTCGAATCAAAATATAATTCTCGAATAAATCTGAAAGCCTTCCCTCCATTAAGAAATCAAGCGATATCAATATTACAAATTCAAGGCGTCTATAAGGAAATTATATCTTAACTTAAGCCTCGTAATAAATCCATGCAATTCATCTTTGACATATAATTACTTTAAGTACATCGGTAAGTTAATCTAAGGCAATTTCGTTGTTTAAAATGTTAGTTTGACAGCAAGTTTACTAGAAAAGACTGCCAAATATGTTTCAAGACGAGAACTGATGAATGTATCTTGAATGTAAACCAGTGTTCTAAACCTGTCTAACTTCATCGACTGATTACAAAAAAGTCATAGTGTTACGAGTATCGTTGTAGAGCAGGATAGTTTCCAGACAGAACACAGGATCGCCGGTAACAGCAACAAACTGGTTTATTTCCGCAAGCTGACTTCACAAGTTTATAGCACTAAGCTTCTTCACATTTGAATCAATCTCCTTTAGATGAAACTCTCACTCTTATATACATGATTCTTAGGGTTCTAGAAACTTCGATAAAGAGCTAAATTAAGAAGTTTCACACAGTTTCTAATTTGAGTAATTACGTAAGAAATGGAACGTTCTAGAAAGATCTTAAACAAACAGGTCACGTCTGGATCACTACCGGTTCCAGAATCTTCTAGCACCTGGCTTAGAcaatttttcgtaacataaccccctctttgagaagaaatttgcaaaatttctgCATAACAACGAAAAATAGTCCCTGTCTATAGGCAATTTACAGTTCTTTAAGCGATGTGCTTACTCTAGTACACGACTTAAGTAATCAGCTCCCACGTTGTCTGATCCCTTGATAGCTTCCACTTTCATATTGTAACTCTGCAAGGCCATAGCCCACCGCATCAGCCGATTGTTAGTAAATTTTGCACTGTTCATATACTTGAGTGGTTCGTGATCCGTCTGTAGTATAAAACGCCTACCATACAGGTACATATGGAATCTTTTAATACCCCACACAACTGCTAGGCATTCTTTCTCTATCGTAGAATAATTATGCTCTGCATGACTCAACTTCTTACTTGCATAACAAATAGGAAACAACTTGTCCCCATGCTCTTGCATTAGAACGGCACCGATCCCGTAATCTGAAGCATCTGTCCTTAGAACAAAGGTCTTTTCAGGGTCTGGTAGTCGCAAGATCGGATCGCTAGCAAGGAGAATCTTGATGGTCTGATAAGCTTTTTCCTGGGCGTCGCCCCACTCCACTTTGCTTGGTTGACCCTTTCGCGTAAGGTCAGAGAGGGGAGCTGCAACAGCTGCAAAGTTTGGGATAAAATCTCGGTAATATCCTGCCAGTCCCATAAAGGAACGAACCTGCTTCTTTGTTGTTGGTCTTGGAGCTTTTCTGATTTTGGCGACATTATCCTCATGGAGACCAATTAAACCCTGCTGCAATTGATGGCCGAGGAAATCAATGCTATCAGCACCAAAGACACACTTGCTTGGTCTAATCGTCATGCCAGCCTGGGCTAGGCGGCTAAACAGCTCTCCAAGGGTCTTGAGGTGATCCTCCCATGTACGGGTGTGGACCAGGATATCGTCCCAGTAAAACTCGACATTCTTCATGCCCTTAAGCAAATTCTTCATCCCACGCTTCAAGGTAGCAGCGGAATTCACCATGCCGAAAGGCATCTTCAGAAACTCATACGAACCATCTGGGGTAACAAATGCCGTCTTTGGTATATCTACTTCCGGTATTGTGACTTGCCAATATCCCTTGCTAAGATCAACCTTTGAAAAGAACTTGTCTCCATTCAACTTCTGAAATAGGTCAACAGCTGCTGGCATGGGCTCAGGATCAAACACAGTTAGCTTGTTAAGCTTCCGGTAGTCTACGCACACTCTGTTGCTACCGTCCTTTTTCTTTACCACCACCACCGGAGAGGCGTAGGGAGAATTAGACTCTCTAATGACCCCCATCTTCATCATGCATTCTATATCTTTCTTCAGAGATTCCCTCATGCTATACGGAACAGGGTACGGCTTACACCTGACGGGCTCACTAGACGTAAGGTTTATGTGATGCTGAACAAGGTTCATGGTTCCGGGAGCTTCGGTGAACAGGCTTGAAAACTCTTGCGCTAAATCTAGGAATTCTGCGCGCTCAGTGCCGCTAAGACCAGGACCAGTCATGACATCTGCAACAGATTCCTTCGCCACATATCCACCAATTTCTAGGAAGCCATTATCATCTTCATCCGAATCCAATTCAAGTTCGTTTGTCTCGTCACTGCGGATAACACTTGTCACTAGTTCCTGAGCGATTGTGGCTGCAGCCTCTTCAAGTTTCTCTTCTCGCTCGATGTACGCTTTTAAGAGGTTAGCATGGTAGACCTTCAGCTTGTCTTTCACTCTAACTTTGTAATCATTGATGCCTACTACAGCGCTAACTTCGTAgggacctttccactgcatcAGCAACTTATTGTGATCAGTCGGTAGCAACACAAGAACCTTATCTCCTGGCTGGAACTTTCTTACGTTAGTCTTGCGGTCATAGTAGTGTTTTCCCTTCTGCTGGGCTTTCTGCAACTCTTCATGCGCAATTTTCAAGGTGTCCTCCAGCTTTTCCCTTAGCTCAAAGACATACTGGTAGCTATTCTTTACCTCCGGAACCTCTAATTCTTTTGTCCAGAGTTCTTTGAGGATGAACATGGGACCTCTTACAGCTCTCCCATAAAGAAGTTCAAAGGGGGAGAATCCAGTAGATTCCTGGGCAACCTCACGGTAGGCAAACAGGAGCGGGTTAATGTAGCGATGCCACAGTCTTGGCTGCTCACTGCACAATCTCTTTAGTGTGGTCTTCAAAGTTCCGTTGAACTTCTCTGTCAGCCCATTGCACATAGGGTGGTAGGGGGTAGTCGTTAACTGCTTAATACTCAGAAGGCGTGCAACCTCCTTCATGCAGTCAGACACGAACTGTGTCCCTAAATCACTTAGGATCTCTTCTGGAATTCCTAGGCGGCTGAAGATATCAACTAAGGCCTCAGCAACTGTCTCCGTGTCAATATTCTTCAAAGGAACCGCTTCGGGGTAACGCGTAGCATAATCCACGAGAGTGAGGACGTATCTGTGGCCTGCTTCACTAGAGGGACTTATTGGGCCAATGAGATCAATGGCTACCCGTTTGAAGGGCATATCGATTAGTGGCATCTTCTGTAATGGGACCTTGGGAACTGATCCTTTGTTTACTGTCTTCTGGCAAATATCACACGATTTGCAGTGTCTGGAAACGTCaccttgaatacctggccagTAGAATGCTTTCTGGATCTTGTCAGCGGTTTTCTTGACACCCATATGTCCTCCCATAATAGATTCGTGGGCAATCTCCATCAGTTGACGTCGCAAAGGCGTTGGTACCATCACTTGCCTAATCGGTTTACCGCCGTTTACATGAGGGTGCTTGTAACTCCTGTATAACACACCGTCCTTTACTTCAAAACTCACCTCCTGCTCTCCTTTCACTTTAATGTCTTTTCGGTCCCTGTACTTCTCCAGGCTCTTATCTTTGCGCTGTAATATTACAAGCTCATTTCTATCTACAATTGCACTCTTTGAACCGCTTGCAACTTTAAGGGGCGTTTGCTTTCGGTCCTTCATGGCTTGACTGCGGGTTGTGACCGCACATGCCTCATGCCATCTGGAGTCTGGATCTTCTGCTGGTCGGGCGCCTGGCACATTACCGATTATCAAGTCATAGATTGCATCAGGGAGGCACTGCACGTCAACTTCCCCCGACAAGTAAGGGGTGTCGATTGTGATCCGAGCAATTGGTACCTTCCTCACAGTATTATCGATCAACAACATACAGTTAAAGTCACCTGTGTACTGTTCTTCTGAGACGAGCTCTTTTTTCACCACAACACTACTACATCCGGTGTCTCTTAGCACATCGACAGTCTTGTCGCCTATCTTCCCTTTAACCACTGGCATTTTACTTCTCGCTCCAGATAAAGGCTGAACACAGGCACTACTCAGTAGAGGAATTTTCTTACCACAGGCCAAGAGGAGTTGCTCATCCTCTATGCACGCCTGGATATCTTCTGCCGTAGCTTGTGGTGGTGAAGATTGAACTATACATCCAGCACTAACCTGATTTCGCCGCACAGGGTTACCATTTTTTATCTGCCCTCCTGACCTTGGCACACTGgatttacagtttcttgcttcaTGACCGTGCCTACCACACAAGTAACATTTCCTGGTCGGACAATTAGCAGACCTGTGTCCTGGGCCATTACACCTGTAGCAGTACAGCAGTGACGTATCACTTGGTGGCTTCTTATTGTCTTCCTTCTCCGGTAGTGTAGGCTGTTTGTTTCGTGTGGGACTAAGCACGTGCTTTCCATGCGCATCtaagtactggtcagcgattTTCGCCATCTCCTCTAGGGTTTCAGGTGCTCGCTCACGCAAGTGAACAGCAAGTTCCTTAGGGCATGAATTGATGAACTGCTCTTTCACAATCAAATCCTTTAGTCCCTCAAAAGTCTTTTCCGTTTTCGATAACTCGAGCCACCGAATCAGGTAAGTGGACAATCGGACAATAAACTGGTCTGGACTCTCGTCAGTCTCAGGCGTTGAGATTCTAAATTTACGCCTATAGCCATCTTCTGTAAGATCATACCTTCTCATAAGGGCTATCTTCATCTTACCATAATCTAAGGCTGCTTCTTCTGATAAACGGGAGTAAACATCTAGCGCTCGGCCCGAGAGTAAAGCACTCAGCTTGGTAGCCCATCCAGCTTTCTCCCATTTTGCGGTAGTTGCGAATCTCTCAAAACGCTGAAGATACGCGTCCAGATCATCTTTTCCATCTACGAAGGAAGGAAGTTTAGGAGCTTTTGCTCTGTCCTCTTTATTAGGTGCTTGAGCACCAGGCCCCTGATGAGTCTGTTCCAATTCCAAACGCTTCATTTCTAATTCGTGTCTTCTCTGGGCTTCCTCGGCTTCCACTTTCTGTCTTTGAAGCTCAGCCTCCATTTGTAGCCTTCTTATTTCTCGCTCTTGTCGTCGCGCTTCCCTCTCCTCATCTTGCTGTCTGCGTCTCTCTTCTTTGTCTTCTGCCGCTATTCTcaatctttcttctttctcttcgtCTTCTCTCCTGCGTTTCTCCTCTCGTTCCAACTCTTGATGTTTCTCAACAAATGTAAGCAATTCAGCACCTTCCAGCTGAAACGTTTTGCCTAACTCTATAAACTTCTCCATATCATATGACACAGTCACCGTTAAGAAATGTCCGCACGGGGTAACAGCGTATGACACACAGTCAAAATGTCCACACAGGATAGCAGCCAAACCTTCTTTTACCCGGACTCGTTTCACACAGAACACCAAATCTCCTCTGCGAAGCTTGTCCTGCACCTTTCCTGGTTACGTTAGTCCAACAAACAAATTTCTACTCTCCCGGaacaggcccccaatgttacgagtaTCGTTGTAGAGCAGGATAGTTTCCAGACAGAACACAGGATCGCCGGTAACAGCAACAAACTGGTTTATTTCCGCAAGCTGACTTCACAAGTTTATAGCACTAAGCTTCTTCACATTTGAATCAATCTCCTTTAGATGAAACTCTCACTCTTATATACATGATTCTTAGGGTTCTAGAAACTTCGATAAAGAGCTAAATTAAGAAGTTTCACACAGTTTCTAATTTGAGTAATTACGTAAGAAATGGAACGTTCTAGAAAGATCTTAAACAAACAGGTCACGTCTGGATCACTACCGGTTCCAGAATCTTCTAGCACCTGGCTTAGACAATTTTTCGTAACACATAGCATGCGCAAAACAAGTTCTTTGaacataattatattttattttgcagattACTGACCGTGACAAAAGCTTACTTGCTTATATGGGCTTGAAATGAGGAATAATGTCGCTCATTTGTTCCCTTATCATTTCCAGCATTTATGGTATCTTCTCGGTCGTTTGGGAACGCGTGTACAGTACAACGTAAAGGGATGGAGTAGCCCGCGGGATCG includes these proteins:
- the LOC136897047 gene encoding uncharacterized protein translates to MEKFIELGKTFQLEGAELLTFVEKHQELEREEKRRREDEEKEERLRIAAEDKEERRRQQDEEREARRQEREIRRLQMEAELQRQKVEAEEAQRRHELEMKRLELEQTHQGPGAQAPNKEDRAKAPKLPSFVDGKDDLDAYLQRFERFATTAKWEKAGWATKLSALLSGRALDVYSRLSEEAALDYGKMKIALMRRYDLTEDGYRRKFRISTPETDESPDQFIVRLSTYLIRWLELSKTEKTFEGLKDLIVKEQFINSCPKELAVHLRERAPETLEEMAKIADQYLDAHGKHVLSPTRNKQPTLPEKEDNKKPPSDTSLLYCYRCNGPGHRSANCPTRKCYLCGRHGHEARNCKSSVPRSGGQIKNGNPVRRNQVSAGCIVQSSPPQATAEDIQACIEDEQLLLACGKKIPLLSSACVQPLSGARSKMPVVKGKIGDKTVDVLRDTGCSSVVVKKELVSEEQYTGDFNCMLLIDNTVRKVPIARITIDTPYLSGEVDVQCLPDAIYDLIIGNVPGARPAEDPDSRWHEACAVTTRSQAMKDRKQTPLKVASGSKSAIVDRNELVILQRKDKSLEKYRDRKDIKVKGEQEVSFEVKDGVLYRSYKHPHVNGGKPIRQVMVPTPLRRQLMEIAHESIMGGHMGVKKTADKIQKAFYWPGIQGDVSRHCKSCDICQKTVNKGSVPKVPLQKMPLIDMPFKRVAIDLIGPISPSSEAGHRYVLTLVDYATRYPEAVPLKNIDTETVAEALVDIFSRLGIPEEILSDLGTQFVSDCMKEVARLLSIKQLTTTPYHPMCNGLTEKFNGTLKTTLKRLCSEQPRLWHRYINPLLFAYREVAQESTGFSPFELLYGRAVRGPMFILKELWTKELEVPEVKNSYQYVFELREKLEDTLKIAHEELQKAQQKGKHYYDRKTNVRKFQPGDKVLVLLPTDHNKLLMQWKGPYEVSAVVGINDYKVRVKDKLKVYHANLLKAYIEREEKLEEAAATIAQELVTSVIRSDETNELELDSDEDDNGFLEIGGYVAKESVADVMTGPGLSGTERAEFLDLAQEFSSLFTEAPGTMNLVQHHINLTSSEPVRCKPYPVPYSMRESLKKDIECMMKMGVIRESNSPYASPVVVVKKKDGSNRVCVDYRKLNKLTVFDPEPMPAAVDLFQKLNGDKFFSKVDLSKGYWQVTIPEVDIPKTAFVTPDGSYEFLKMPFGMVNSAATLKRGMKNLLKGMKNVEFYWDDILVHTRTWEDHLKTLGELFSRLAQAGMTIRPSKCVFGADSIDFLGHQLQQGLIGLHEDNVAKIRKAPRPTTKKQVRSFMGLAGYYRDFIPNFAAVAAPLSDLTRKGQPSKVEWGDAQEKAYQTIKILLASDPILRLPDPEKTFVLRTDASDYGIGAVLMQEHGDKLFPICYASKKLSHAEHNYSTIEKECLAVVWGIKRFHMYLYGRRFILQTDHEPLKYMNSAKFTNNRLMRWAMALQSYNMKVEAIKGSDNVGADYLSRVLE